In Gemmatimonadota bacterium, a single genomic region encodes these proteins:
- a CDS encoding UDP-N-acetylmuramoyl-L-alanyl-D-glutamate--2,6-diaminopimelate ligase, translating into MIEPARTLDAVGDVLRSADLLGELRGPRDVTILGVCQDSRDAQPGDLFLAWKGASSDGHDFVADAVANGAVAVVVERPVDVDVPQLVVADGRRAAALAARAVIGTPDEGMFMVGVTGTNGKTTTALLVRHLMAGRGPAAAVGTLGVVDDEGVWPGTEGLTTPGPVQVAVWLWKLANGGIEAVVMEASSHALDQHRLDGVEFDVGVFTNLTQDHLDYHAGMAEYFGAKARLVELVAPDGTLVVNGDDPAWEELDAGGRALRTFALDAEADVRAESIRLGPDGSKFTLVIDGDRREVRLPLLARYNIENSLAAAAVGAAAGLSIDEIAAGLDTVPPVSGRLETVVTEPFSVLIDFAHTPNALDGALSAVRTLTRGRLIVVFGAGGDRDVSKRRPMAEAVARVADVIVLTSDNPRTEDPERILDDLAEGLADGAYERFVDRRAAIRFALETAQDGDTVVLAGKGHETYQVIGTETIPFDEKVVVRECLEELGVA; encoded by the coding sequence ATGATTGAGCCCGCGCGGACCCTGGACGCGGTAGGCGATGTCCTCCGGTCGGCCGACCTCCTTGGGGAGCTGCGCGGCCCGAGGGACGTCACCATTCTGGGGGTATGTCAGGACTCCCGTGACGCCCAGCCCGGTGACCTGTTCCTCGCATGGAAGGGCGCCTCCTCGGACGGGCATGATTTCGTGGCGGACGCTGTCGCGAACGGGGCCGTCGCGGTCGTGGTCGAGCGTCCGGTGGACGTAGACGTTCCACAGCTCGTGGTGGCTGACGGTCGTCGCGCGGCGGCGCTGGCGGCGCGTGCGGTCATCGGTACTCCCGACGAGGGCATGTTCATGGTCGGCGTGACCGGCACGAACGGAAAGACGACCACAGCGCTGCTCGTGCGTCATCTGATGGCGGGTCGAGGGCCTGCTGCTGCGGTCGGTACGCTGGGCGTCGTCGACGACGAGGGCGTGTGGCCGGGCACCGAGGGTCTTACGACGCCTGGCCCGGTTCAGGTCGCCGTGTGGCTTTGGAAGCTCGCCAACGGAGGGATAGAGGCCGTGGTGATGGAGGCATCCTCCCACGCACTCGATCAACATCGACTGGACGGCGTCGAGTTCGATGTCGGTGTCTTCACCAACCTCACGCAGGACCACCTCGACTACCACGCCGGCATGGCCGAGTACTTCGGCGCGAAGGCCCGTCTCGTGGAGCTCGTCGCGCCGGACGGGACCCTGGTCGTCAACGGCGACGATCCCGCGTGGGAGGAGCTCGATGCCGGTGGTCGCGCGCTGCGCACCTTCGCATTGGATGCCGAGGCCGACGTGAGGGCAGAGTCGATTCGGTTGGGCCCCGACGGATCGAAGTTCACGCTCGTGATCGATGGGGACCGACGTGAGGTGCGCCTGCCCTTGCTCGCGCGTTACAACATCGAAAACTCGCTTGCGGCGGCGGCGGTCGGTGCCGCTGCGGGGCTCTCGATCGACGAGATCGCCGCCGGACTCGATACGGTCCCGCCGGTGTCGGGCCGCCTCGAGACAGTGGTGACGGAGCCCTTCTCGGTACTCATCGACTTCGCGCACACTCCGAACGCGCTCGACGGGGCACTCTCGGCGGTGCGCACGCTCACGAGGGGTCGCCTCATCGTCGTATTCGGCGCCGGCGGCGACCGCGACGTCAGCAAGCGTCGTCCGATGGCGGAGGCGGTCGCACGCGTGGCCGACGTGATCGTTCTGACGTCGGACAATCCGCGGACCGAGGATCCTGAGCGGATCCTCGACGATCTCGCCGAGGGGCTGGCAGATGGGGCATACGAGCGCTTCGTCGACCGACGCGCTGCCATTCGCTTCGCGCTCGAAACGGCGCAAGACGGGGACACCGTCGTGCTCGCCGGGAAGGGGCACGAGACGTACCAGGTGATTGGGACCGAGACGATCCCGTTCGACGAGAAGGTCGTGGTGCGAGAGTGCCTGGAGGAACTGGGCGTCGCATGA